CGCCGTATCGTTGGCTTCACTTAAAAATTGAAAATCTACTTCAAAATTTCGTGGAATACTATTGGTAAACTTAAAATAGAAGTCGGCTTTTTTTAAATTTTCTTGAAGATTGCTGTCATCCAGAAACCGAATTTCGGTGGTATCTCTAACTGTAAAAACCGGGTTTGAAGTTAATGAGTCATAAAAACGATTGGCTTCAATATTAAAGTATATTAAGTCCAATTCCATTACGGGAGTTAGAGCAATATCTTCCGCCTGATCAAAATCGGTATCTTTTACACAAGCCGTAAACAACGCGCATGCGAGTAGTAAAATTATAACGTTATGGGATAATCTGTTCATAATTGGGGATAAAGTGCTAATTATAAACGACTATTGGTAAAGAATATTATTACAGATGGTTTTTTATTTCAGAAAGTTCGTTGATTGCAAAACTTGCAATTGAAACATTTTCCTTTCTGTAATTAAAAAATAGGGTGTGCATACCGGCGTTTTTGGCTCCCAAAATATCTGCTTCAAAACTATCGCCAATCATTATACTGCTTTTCGAATTAACCGCAGCCTTGGTTAGGGCAGTTTCAAAAATAACCGGGTGCGGCTTTTTTAAACCTGTTTCCTCGGAAGTTGTAACTGTGTTAAAATATTGTTTTATGCCACTATTTTTAAGCTTTAAATGCTGCACTTCTTCAAATCCATTTGTTATAATATGCAGTTTATATTTAGGCGAAAGATACTCCAGAATTTCTATTGCACCCATAAAAAGATGGTTGTCCACAGGAAGTTCCTCTATATAGCAATGCGCCAAAGAGTCTATAGTTTCCAAAGGAAATTTTAGTTTAAAAGTTGCGAAGGTTTCGGTTAAGCGTCCACGTCGCAATTCTTCTTTTGAAACTCTATCTTCGCGATATTTTTTCCAGTATTGAAGATTTATCGGTTCGTAAACCTTCAGAAAATCAGCCAAAGGCAATTCAATTTTATGCTTTTGAAATACTCTTTGAAACGCCAAACCAGAATTTCGGTCAAAATCCCAAAGTGTGTGGTCAAGGTCAAAAAAAACGTCTGTAATACCGCTATACTGCATATTTCTGTAGTTTTTCTGAAAAGATAGCGCGCCAAACTTTGTTGTTTGCTTCAGAAGAAAAATCCTTATTTGAAAAAATCATGGTAAAAGTACCGTTTACCTTTTCAACTTCGGCAATAGTTTGCCCAACAATTTTGTCAATATCCGAAGCGTACTTCTTTTGAAATGCAAAAGTTGTCATAGCCGCCGGATGCACTACCAATGGGGTTTTAATTTCAAAATCTAAATCGTAAAAAAGAAAAGGAGTGCAAGTTCCGGCCCTAAAGCCTATGGTATCGCGAAAAACCATCGTAAAATCTCGATACACCTCCAACTCTACCAAATGCCGGTAAATATCGGGTAAATTCACTAAAAATTCAGAATTCATAGAACTGTCCAACGCACGGTTTGTTATTTCTTCCATTCTGCGTTTTTCAGTTTTTAAAACATTGTAATTTTTTAGGGCATTGTACGAAAAAATAAGGCCCACATCCTTATAATCAGACACATATTTAATGAGTAATTTAAACTTTTGCCTGTGCGTGTTCATACTTTCATTAAATGACAAAGCATTGCCCAATAGGAAAAAAACGGTTAGTTTAAAATTACTGCGATTTGCAATATTTATCATCCACTTAAAAGTGTCTATCGGATCGCGTTTATATCCTATTAATACCTGGGTTCGGCTAATTATTTCTCTAAATTTTCCCCGAGCCAGACTGTGGAAATAACCCACCAAGGACCGAAAAAACCCCTTTTGCTTATAAGCATAAGGTTGGGCTGCTTTAATTACAGGATGGATTGCTATCTTTTTTGCAGGAAAATTAATTTCTGGAAAAGCAGATAAAAGTTTCTCTTTAAAAATGTAAGCCCAGATATCTACAATGGGCTGCTGTAAAAACCCTTCTTTATACGCCAGACTTTCGGAAGCCATAAAGCGTCCCTTTTCATCTTTAACGTGGGGTAAATACTCTTCATAGCGGGTTAGCATAAAAAAGCTGGCTGCAAAAATATCAAAAGGCAGGGTGCTAATGTTAGATACTGAAAAAAAACCGTATGTATTGTTCCATTTTTTTACCGTAACCTCGATAGCTTCCAGTCCTTGCTGTTCCAAAAGACCATCGCTTTGAAAGAACATTTCGTTCCCGAGCGGCTTTTTACCGTATGATATTTTTGGACCTGTATGTGCTATAAATTCATCGATTACCGAGGTAAAAATTACATCGATACCCAAAATACGCAGACAGATGTGCTTAAAAATATAAGAAATTCGGGGCGTAAGTTTTTGGGTGTAGATTAATAGCATAGCAGATTACAGCATATTTTCATCGGCAAAGCTAAAGTACGCTTTTTCGGTAATTATAAGGTGGTCTAACACTTTAATGTCTAAACTGTCTCCCGCCGTTTTTAATTTTCTAGTAAGCTGAATATCGGCCTGGCTGGGTTTTAAAGTTCCCGAAGGATGGTTGTGGGCCAAGATAATGCCCACAGCTCCAAGCTGTAAAGCTTCTTTAAACGCCAAACGCACATCTACAATTGTGCCCGTAATACCGCCTTTGCTTAGTTGTGCACTTTTAATGATTTTATTTGAATTGTTTAAATACAGTATCCAAAATTCCTCGTGAGGCAGCTCTCCGATTATGGGTTGTACATATTCGAAAACT
This region of Aequorivita marisscotiae genomic DNA includes:
- a CDS encoding DUF7033 domain-containing protein, yielding MLLIYTQKLTPRISYIFKHICLRILGIDVIFTSVIDEFIAHTGPKISYGKKPLGNEMFFQSDGLLEQQGLEAIEVTVKKWNNTYGFFSVSNISTLPFDIFAASFFMLTRYEEYLPHVKDEKGRFMASESLAYKEGFLQQPIVDIWAYIFKEKLLSAFPEINFPAKKIAIHPVIKAAQPYAYKQKGFFRSLVGYFHSLARGKFREIISRTQVLIGYKRDPIDTFKWMINIANRSNFKLTVFFLLGNALSFNESMNTHRQKFKLLIKYVSDYKDVGLIFSYNALKNYNVLKTEKRRMEEITNRALDSSMNSEFLVNLPDIYRHLVELEVYRDFTMVFRDTIGFRAGTCTPFLFYDLDFEIKTPLVVHPAAMTTFAFQKKYASDIDKIVGQTIAEVEKVNGTFTMIFSNKDFSSEANNKVWRAIFSEKLQKYAV
- the radC gene encoding RadC family protein, which encodes MEENHSFSIKNWNEDDRPREKMLLKGHIALSNAELIAILIGSGNREESAVSLSQRILSSVSNNLSELGRRSISELMQFKGIGQAKAICIVAAMELGRRRRAGEALERKKITSSNSVFEYVQPIIGELPHEEFWILYLNNSNKIIKSAQLSKGGITGTIVDVRLAFKEALQLGAVGIILAHNHPSGTLKPSQADIQLTRKLKTAGDSLDIKVLDHLIITEKAYFSFADENML
- a CDS encoding YjjG family noncanonical pyrimidine nucleotidase, with the protein product MQYSGITDVFFDLDHTLWDFDRNSGLAFQRVFQKHKIELPLADFLKVYEPINLQYWKKYREDRVSKEELRRGRLTETFATFKLKFPLETIDSLAHCYIEELPVDNHLFMGAIEILEYLSPKYKLHIITNGFEEVQHLKLKNSGIKQYFNTVTTSEETGLKKPHPVIFETALTKAAVNSKSSIMIGDSFEADILGAKNAGMHTLFFNYRKENVSIASFAINELSEIKNHL